A single window of Carassius gibelio isolate Cgi1373 ecotype wild population from Czech Republic chromosome A19, carGib1.2-hapl.c, whole genome shotgun sequence DNA harbors:
- the LOC127935302 gene encoding sodium-dependent lysophosphatidylcholine symporter 1-B yields MARGEGAEQYSNASLLQTPSPDGIKRAAKCEPRGGLSVCNKLCYAIGGAPYQITGCAIGFFLQIYLLDVALLDPFYASIILFVGRAWDAITDPTVGFLVSRSPWTRFGRMMPWIVLSTPLAVLSYFLIWYVPPVDQGKVIWYLIFYCSFQTLQTCFHVPYSALTMFISTEQKERDSATAYRMTVEVLGTLIGTAVQGQIVGMASAPCISSGEELNSTGLLVASTVNITEPHVSLEHLRNAYMIASGVICCIYVVCAMVLFLGVKEQKETCRVRTGSMSFFQGIRMVMGHGAYVKLVMGFLFTSLAFMLLEGNFALFCSYTLGFRNDFQNILLVIMLSATLAIPFWQWFLTKFGKKTAVYIGTTSVVPFLVSVVLLPSNLIVIYVVSFAAGVSVAAAFLLPWSMLPDVVDDFKIQNPESQGHEAIFYSFYVFFTKFASGVSLGVSTLSLDFAGYVTRGCTQPAEVDLTLKILVSPAPIVLIIIGLLIFISYPINEEKRQGNRKLLNEQREHEIDSETDSTELNVV; encoded by the exons ATGGCACGAGGAGAGGGCGCAGAGCAGTACTCTAATGCCAGTCTGCTTCAAACACCCAGCCCAGACGGAATCAAACGGGCTGCAAAG tgtgAACCAAGGGGCGGGTTGTCAGTATGCAACAAGTTGTGTTATGCCATTGGTGGAGCACCATATCAGATAACGGGATGTGCAATCGGCTTCTTCCTTCAGATCTACCTGCTGGACGTTGCTTTG TTGGACCCATTTTATGCCTCCATCATCTTGTTTGTGGGTCGAGCATGGGATGCCATCACAGACCCTACGGTGGGCTTTCTAGTCAGCCGGAGTCCCTGGACCAGATTTGGACGAATGATGCCCTG GATTGTGCTGTCTACCCCGTTGGCCGTGCTGAGCTATTTCCTCATCTGGTACGTGCCACCTGTTGACCAAGGCAAGGTTATTTGGTACCTGATCTTCTACTGCTCCTTCCAAACATTACAGACA TGCTTCCACGTACCGTATTCTGCACTTACCATGTTTATCAGCACTGAGCAGAAGGAGAGGGATTCGGCCACAGCCTACC GAATGACTGTTGAGGTTTTGGGCACGCTCATTGGCACTGCTGTTCAAGGACAGATTGTGGGAATGGCTAGCGCTCCTTGTATCAGCTCCGGTGAGGAGCTGAACTCCACAGGTCTGCTGGTGGCTTCCACCGTCAACATCACTGAGCCTCATGTTTCGCTGGAGCATCtg AGAAATGCTTACATGATCGCATCTGGTGTCATCTGCTGCATTTATGTCGTCTGTGCTATGGTCTTGTTCCTTGGTGTGAAAGAACAAAAAG AGACCTGCAGGGTTAGGACCGGGTCCATGTCATTCTTTCAGGGTATTCGTATGGTGATGGGCCACGGTGCATATGTCAAGCTGGTCATGGGCTTCCTCTTCACCTCTCTGGCTTTTATG CTTCTGGAAGGAAACTTTGCACTGTTTTGTAGCTACACCCTTGGCTTCAGAAACGACTTCCAAAACATCCTTCTCGTCATTATG CTCTCCGCCACGCTTGCTATCCCATTTTGGCAGTGGTTCCTCACTAAATTTGGCAAGAAGACTGCCGTGTATATTGGGACTACA TCTGTTGTGCCTTTCCTGGTCTCCGTGGTCTTGTTGCCCAGCAATCTTATTGTGATATACGTCGTGTCCTTTGCAGCTGGAGTCAGCGTTGCAGCGGCCTTCCTCCTGCCATG GTCCATGCTTCCCGATGTTGTGGATGACTTTAAAATCCAAAATCCTGAATCTCAAGGGCACGAAGCCATCTTCTACTCTTTCTATGTGTTCTTCACCAAGTTTGCGTCTGGAGTTTCCTTGGGGGTCTCAACTCTTAGCCTTGA ttttgccGGATATGTGACGAGAGGTTGCACGCAACCCGCCGAAGTCGATTTAACCTTGAAGATCCTGGTGTCTCCTGCTCCGATAGTCTTGATCATTATTGGGCTGCTGATATTCATCTCGTATCCAATCAATGAAGAGAAGAGACAAGGCAACCGCAAACTACTTAATGAACAACG AGAACATGAGATTGACTCAGAAACAGACTCCACTGAGCTCAATGTGGTTTAA
- the LOC127935301 gene encoding tyrosine--tRNA ligase, cytoplasmic-like: MGDQRSPDEKHQLITRNLQEVLGEERLKEILKERELKVYWGTATTGKPHVAYFVPMSKIADFLKAGCEVTILFADLHAYLDNMKAPWELLELRVQYYEQVIKAMLESIGVPLDKLRFVKGTDYQLSREYTLDVYRLSSMVTEHDAKKAGAEVVKQVEHPLLSGLLYPGLQALDEEYLKVDAQFGGVDQRKIFTLAEKYLPSLGYTKRIHMMNPMVPGLTGGKMSSSEEESKIDLLDKNQEVKKKLKKAFCEPGNVENNGVLSFVKHVLFPLHSEFIIKRDPKWGGDKVYKNYEEVERDFAAEQIHPGDLKASVEVALNKLLDPIRKKFETPELKKLAASAYPEPSKNKGGAKGNPKQTADEEDVIPSRLDLRVGKVISVEKHPDADSLYLERIDVGEEQPRTVVSGLVAYLSQEQLQDRLVVLLCNLKPQKMRGIESQAMLLCASIEEEPRKVEPLDPPEGSAPGDRVYVEGYESGKPDDELKPKKKVFEKLQVDLKISDECVAQWKDQNLMTKLGQITCKTLKGGNIC, translated from the exons ATGGGAGATCAGAGGAGTCCTGATGAGAAGCATCAGCTCATCACCAGAAACCTTCAG GAGGTTCTTGGTGAAGAGAGATTAAAGGAGATCCTAAAAGAGAGGGAACTGAAGGTCTACTGGGGGACAGCAACCACAGGCAAACCCCATGTAGCCTACTTTGTCCCCATGTCAAAGATCGCTGACTTCCTAAAAGCAGGCTGCGAG GTGACCATcctctttgctgatctccatgcCTATCTGGACAACATGAAGGCCCCCTGGGAGCTGCTGGAGCTCAGGGTGCAGTATTATGAGCAGGTCATTAAGGCCATGTTGGAGAGCATTGGGGTTCCCCTTGACAAACTCCGATTCGTTAAAGGCACAGACTATCAGCTCAGCAG AGAGTACACTCTGGATGTTTACCGGCTCTCATCCATGGTCACTGAACACGATGCCAAGAAAGCAGGTGCTGAGGTGGTCAAACAGGTGGAGCATCCTCTTCTGAGTGGCCTGCTGTATCCTGGACTACAG GCACTGGACGAGGAGTACTTAAAAGTAGATGCTCAGTTCGGGGGTGTGGACCAAAGGAAGATCTTCACATTAGCAGAGAag TATCTGCCCTCTCTCGGGTATACCAAACGTATCCACATGATGAACCCAATGGTGCCTGGACTGACGGGGGGCAAGATGAGCTCCTCTGAGGAG GAATCCAAGATTGACTTGCTGGATAAGAACCAAGAGGTGAAGAAGAAGTTAAAGAAAGCCTTCTGTGAGCCTGGAAATGTGGAGAATAATGGAGTTCTGTCCTTTGTTAAACATGTGCTATTCCCTTTGCACTCAG AGTTTATTATCAAAAGGGATCCAAAGTGGGGAGGCGACAAAGTCTACAAAAACTATGAGGAAGTGGAGAGGGACTTTGCTGCAGAA CAAATCCATCCTGGTGACCTGAAGGCTTCAGTAGAGGTTGCTCTTAACAAATTGTTGGACCCCATCAGGAAGAAGTTTGAGACCCCAGAGTTGAAGAAGCTGGCAGCATCAGCTTACCCAGAACCCTCTAAAAACA AAGGAGGAGCGAAGGGCAACCCTAAACAAACCGCAGATGAGGAGGACGTCATCCCATCCAGATTGGACCTCAGAGTGGGCAAAGTCATCAGTGTAGAAAAG CATCCAGATGCAGACTCGCTATATTTAGAGAGGATTGATGTGGGCGAGGAACAGCCACGGACTGTAGTGAGTGGACTGGTGGCCTACCTCTCTCAGGAGCAGCTTCAGGACCGTCTTGTTGTGTTACTATGCAACCTAAAGCCCCAAAAGATGAGGGGGATTGAATCCCAAGCCATGCTGCTCTGTGCTTCAAT TGAGGAAGAGCCCAGGAAAGTGGAGCCTTTGGATCCACCAGAAGGATCAGCACCAGGAGACCGTGTTTATGTTGAAGGATATGAATCAGGCAAACCAGATGATGAATTGAAACCAAAGAAAAAGGTGTTTGAGAAGTTGCAG GTGGATCTGAAGATCTCAGACGAGTGTGTTGCACAATGGAAAGATCAAAATCTGATGACCAAACTTGGACAGATCACCTGTAAAACACTGAAGGGTGGAAATATTTGCTAG